A window of the Labeo rohita strain BAU-BD-2019 chromosome 1, IGBB_LRoh.1.0, whole genome shotgun sequence genome harbors these coding sequences:
- the LOC127169936 gene encoding CMRF35-like molecule 9 isoform X2: MKFFCALWLWMFLSEFSSTTDAISKEGYSEGNITITCSHRWAANNRKYFCRDPCGHLDILVKSDQTPTGRYTLKDSGDGTVTVHITHLQESDSGIYWCAVDRFGFDTFENVKLTVFKGFAKASGPADKTTGAEHRITSSSADNIFPVPLYYIPYIVAGLAILVIICVLGLVTVCQCRKRINKSRCVTATSTYNSHHSEEANGVYRNATDDRPYATIKKSSTMSKDESQSDPVYQNLHFNTTQEEAIYGNL; this comes from the exons atgaaattctTCTGTGCTCTCTGGCTTTGGATGTTTCTGTCAG AATTCAGTTCAACTACTGATGCAATTTCTAAAGAAGGATATAGTGAAGGAAACATCACAATTACATGTTCCCACCGCTGGGCTGCAAACAACAGAAAGTATTTCTGCAGAGATCCATGTGGACACTTGGACATTTTAGTCAAATCTGACCAGACACCTACAGGGAGATACACACTGAAGGATTCTGGAGATGGCACCGTCACCGTGCACATCACTCATCTACAGGAGTCAGACTCTGGGATTTACTGGTGTGCAGTGGACAGATTTGGTTTTGACACATTTGAGAATGTCAAACTGACAGTCTTTAAAG GATTTGCCAAAGCTTCTGGTCCAGCAGACAAAACAACAG GTGCTGAACACAGAATCACATCCTCATCTGCCGATAATATATTCCCAGTGCCTTTATATTATATTCCTTACATTGTTGCTGGTCTGGCCATCCTGGTGATCATATGTGTACTTGGACTGGTCACTGTTTGTCAGTGCAGAAAGAGAATCAATAAATCAA GATGTGTTACTGCAACATCTACATACAACTCCCATCACAGCGAGGAG GCTAATGGTGTTTATCGGAACGCTACTGATGACAGACCCTACGCCACTATAAAGAAATCCAGCACTATGTCTAAGGATGAGAGTCAATCAGACCCAGTCTACCAGAACCTACACTTCAACACTACCCAGGAAGAAGCTATCTACGgcaatctttaa
- the LOC127169936 gene encoding uncharacterized protein LOC127169936 isoform X1, which yields MKFFCALWLWMFLSEFSSTTDAISKEGYSEGNITITCSHRWAANNRKYFCRDPCGHLDILVKSDQTPTGRYTLKDSGDGTVTVHITHLQESDSGIYWCAVDRFGFDTFENVKLTVFKANTGNVDKVIHHRMTETQTSTEMYLTKTRHSIFVSSTTKDSTLSNTTGFAKASGPADKTTGAEHRITSSSADNIFPVPLYYIPYIVAGLAILVIICVLGLVTVCQCRKRINKSRCVTATSTYNSHHSEEANGVYRNATDDRPYATIKKSSTMSKDESQSDPVYQNLHFNTTQEEAIYGNL from the exons atgaaattctTCTGTGCTCTCTGGCTTTGGATGTTTCTGTCAG AATTCAGTTCAACTACTGATGCAATTTCTAAAGAAGGATATAGTGAAGGAAACATCACAATTACATGTTCCCACCGCTGGGCTGCAAACAACAGAAAGTATTTCTGCAGAGATCCATGTGGACACTTGGACATTTTAGTCAAATCTGACCAGACACCTACAGGGAGATACACACTGAAGGATTCTGGAGATGGCACCGTCACCGTGCACATCACTCATCTACAGGAGTCAGACTCTGGGATTTACTGGTGTGCAGTGGACAGATTTGGTTTTGACACATTTGAGAATGTCAAACTGACAGTCTTTAAAG CCAACACTGGAAATGTGGATAAAGTGATTCATCACAGGATGACAGAAACACAAACAAGCACTGAAATGTACTTGACTAAAACGAGACACTCCATTTTCGTATCTTCAACTACTAAGGACAGCACACTCTCAAACACAACAG GATTTGCCAAAGCTTCTGGTCCAGCAGACAAAACAACAG GTGCTGAACACAGAATCACATCCTCATCTGCCGATAATATATTCCCAGTGCCTTTATATTATATTCCTTACATTGTTGCTGGTCTGGCCATCCTGGTGATCATATGTGTACTTGGACTGGTCACTGTTTGTCAGTGCAGAAAGAGAATCAATAAATCAA GATGTGTTACTGCAACATCTACATACAACTCCCATCACAGCGAGGAG GCTAATGGTGTTTATCGGAACGCTACTGATGACAGACCCTACGCCACTATAAAGAAATCCAGCACTATGTCTAAGGATGAGAGTCAATCAGACCCAGTCTACCAGAACCTACACTTCAACACTACCCAGGAAGAAGCTATCTACGgcaatctttaa
- the LOC127162837 gene encoding uncharacterized protein LOC127162837, producing the protein MPHYRHYLKIKGYSVKAESSHTTGLLLKMKLFCVAWLWIFLSVSSDQSFNGKYSLEDFGNGTFTVNIIDLQESDSGIYWCEVKRFVKDTYDKVILTVSKGKKTCLESYTMTPAAHSDSSSITASLTSRDSRPDALKLSTLVTVSAHSSIYVVGGLVIAATLFLVGLATVHQCRKRVDSSESCATATSVNRNNTCEEVEENSTEMKSTDETEGHSVSVYQTLNLRMVQSNEIYGNL; encoded by the exons CCATTATCGCCATTATCTGAAGATTAAAGGCTACTCAGTTAAAGCTGAAAGCTCACACACAACAGGATTACTGCTCAAAATGAAGTTATTCTGTGTTGCTTGGCTCTGGATCTTTCTGTCAG TCTCATCTGATCAGTCATTTAATGGGAAATACAGTCTGGAGGATTTTGGAAATGGCACCTTCACCGTGAACATCATTGATCTACAGGAGTCAGACTCTGGCATTTACTGGTGTGAAGTGAAGAGATTTGTTAAAGACACATATGATAAAGTCATTCTGACAGTATCTAAAGGCAAGA aaacatgCCTGGAATCATACACAATGACACCAGCAGCACATTCAGATTCTTCATCTATCACAGCAAGCCTAACCTCCAGAGATTCACGTCCTGATGCCCTCAAACTTTCCACCTTAGTAACAG TGTCTGCCCACTCTTCAATATATGTTGTCGGTGGTCTGGTCATAGCAGCAACCTTATTTTTAGTTGGACTGGCCACTGTTCATCAGTGCAGAAAGAGAGTCGACTCTTCAGAAA GTTGCGCAACAGCAACGTCTGTCAACAGAAACAATACATGTGAAGAGGTTGAAGAG AACAGCACAGAGATGAAATCCACTGACGAGACTGAAGGCCACTCAGTTTCTGTCTATCAGACCCTAAACCTCAGAATGGTCCAGTCAAATGAAATATATGGAAATCTCTGA